In Runella sp. SP2, the genomic window ACGAATAAACACAAAACTAGCACTTGAGGATTGATGACGCCAAACACTCACCCCAACAATCAATAACAGTATAAACGACGCCGCAAAAGCAGTATAATATGGATACTGCTGAAAATAAGCTACAATTTGCTGAGGATAAGTTTTAGGAGCGCTAGGCATCGAAAATTGATTCGCAGCATCATAAAACGCCTCGTCTTGAGCTATTTTAGTTTGCAGAGACAAAAATTCATCCCAACGAAGTTCGTCAAAAAATGAGGAGTCGTTTTGTAGCAATTCTAAGTATTTTTCATATATTGGGACGTTTTCAACCACTAACCGCTTACACAAATGAAAAGCCTCATGCGTATTTTGTCGTTTGTAGCCGTTGTTGCTTTTATGTCAGCTTGTACGGAAAATGATGTCAAACCTGTAAAAAGTACGCCGTCGTATGCGGAGGATACGCCTCCAAAGCCACCTCCATGTTCTGGTGGAGGTACTTGCGACTAGCACCATTTAGTTGTTGACTTTACCTTGTATGGGGGTTATCGTTTCTTAAGAAACGGTGGCTCCCATACTCCTTTTCTGGTTTTTCCTTTCCACAACAACGCTGCTGCTAGAACGAAACCAAAGACGGCTATTCCCACTTTCCAAGAAATCCCCCCAAAAAACTGTTCAGCATAGACAGCCTCTCGGTTTCCTAAAACAATATAATTTGCCCAATAATAAGGATGGCGGTACTTCTTATGTTCTCTAGAAGAAAGTATGTCAAGCTTTGCCTTTTGAAGTGCTTCGTCGATAGCATATCCCTTGGATAGATAATGATGGAGTCGAATTGATAAAAAAGACACGGCATCATTGTTGGCTTCCCAAGTCGTGGTCACTACTGCTTGAGCACCTGCATAGGCAAATGCCCTTGCTAATGACAAGATACCTTCACTCCGTAGCATCGTTCCTCTATTGGCTTCGCAAGTACCTAAAACTACCAACGATGTATTTTGTAACGGTAAGTGGCAAATGTCATCAAAATACAGGTGACTATCGTGATCGGGATATAGTTGTATGTAAGAGTTAAAAAAATCTGCCGAATCTATGAAAGTATGGGCAGCGATATGGATTATTTTTTTGTTTAAATCTGCCTTTAATAGACGGGTTTTTGTTGCTTTTGTAGTTAAAATCTTTTCACCATCTATCTTCTCTACTTCTTCTGTGCTTGAGATTGGCAGCCATTTTTTTGCCAACAATTTTTCGTCTAAAAAAGGAGCAATAACTAATGCCGACTGGGTAGTTCCTTTTGGCGCATCTAACAGCGGCTTAGAGCGCTCTTGATACACACGACTGGGATGTTGCCAATACCACTGTGCCGAATAAGCATAAGAAATCGAATACTTTGACAACAAATAATCGTACTGTTTTTGCCCTGTTTCCAAAATCTCAAAAGGTAAAAATTGGAAACGAGGATCACGGTTAATAACCAAGATTTTTTTGTTAAGTACTACTTTTTTTATCGGTTCTATAAACTGTTGGTAACAATAAATAGCCGATGCAGAGCCATAGTAACGCCCCAATCCAGGGTTGTTCACTATTTGCTCTTGTAAATTCCTTAGACAAACCTCTAATTGTGGAGCAATGGGTTGACACAATACATCGGCTTTATCATGGGTAACAACAAAAGTATAAAGACAGTCATTTTGCCAAATATAGGATACATAAGCTGTTTCATTGTCTAATTGTTGCTGTAGCGATGACAAAGAAAAAGCAAGTTGTTGATAAATACTTTGGTAATAACTTGGGTATTTTTTAAAAAGTTGTTGTTTAAAACGGTGCCACCGAATTTGAAGATTAATATAGGCATCCATATCAACCGATTGTTTTCCCCTAAAACTCATCAATTGACGCTCAATTCTACTTTCTTCGTCTAAAATATGAGGCGGTAATGTATGTCTTTTTAATGTATTAACCTTAACTGTTTCTTTGAGGTGGCTAGACTGAAAAGCTTCAATCCACCGAAACAACCGATGAATACCAAATAACGATGGATAGTTCTTGCAAGCTTCAACCCCCATTTTGATGGCTTCTGGATAAACAGAAAAGTTTTGCTCCGCCAATAAAAGCCTCACTTGTTTATCGTCAATTGTTTTACCAACCAAGGCATGTACTTTTATGGCAACCTCAAACGCATCAATCGCTTTTTTTAAATCAACTGCTTTATTGCTTTTTTTAAAATTGTTGTAACATAAAAAAGAAATGAGATTTACCGACTCAACCGCTAATTTAGGATTTTTAATATCGAAAGGAGACAGCGTATTAGTGACCTTTTTTAGTACGACCATCTGTCGTACTGATTCAAGGTATTTTAATGCCAGTATATCTTTCCCTTTTTGAATTAAAATTCGGGCTTTCAGCAAATACACATGCGCTAAATTATCCCGTTTTGAAAGAAGATTTTTTTCGTAAACTTCGATGGATTTATCTATATTTTTCTCTGCTTCTTCGTACCTTTTTTCCTCAAAATGGCACGCTCCCATAAACCAATATTGCTTAAACAAAATAGTAAAATAGGTACTAGAGCTTTGAGGTGAAAGATGGGCTAGTAATACAATGGTTTTTTTACATGTAGTCAAGGACTGAGCGAAATCTTTCTCCTTATAAAAAGTCCAAGCAAGTCCAGATAAGTAAGCTGCTTTGTCTATATCTTGTTTCAGATGTAGGCGCAAGGATTCTCGACGATACAGAAGCGCCTTGGAATGCTCCTCCATCAAATCGAAACATTCGGCTATACTACTACTAATAGTAGGAATATTATCTTTCAAATTATACGTAATAGACAACGTACGTGCTTTTTGAAAGTAATTCATGCTTTGTTGATAATCCTGAAAAGTTAGGAGCATTCGTCCCAAATTGATGTAATGATACACCACATACGTCGGTAAACGGGTTTCAACAGAGGGGTTTTGTTCAAGTGTTTGGTCAGCTCGTTGAAAATAAAAATAAGAAGAATCGGTATTTGACCGTGATTGGTAGATTGCTCCTAGGAAAGAATAAAGTTTGAAATGCGTCGTATCTGGTAGGGTAGCTAACTCAAGGAGATGCGCTATGCCTTTATGGCCAAAATGCGCTGCTTCCTGCAACCTCCCTTGGCCATAGTACAAACTACAAATATTCATACAAAAATACCCCGAACGATTGGGGTCTGCTCGGCTTACCTGCTGATATGCTTTCTGATAAAAAAAAATAGCTAACTGGGTACTGTCTTGGCGGGAAAAATATTCTGCTTTGTATTGGTACTGCTGCCAAAGTTTTTTTTGCGCTTGTTGCCCCATCCCCAAAAAAGGAATAACAGCCGAACTAAGCCACCATACCAAAACCTTTCGATTGAACTTCATTTGTATTTCACTTGAACCTGATAAGCTCCTCCTAAATTATCCGATATGTTATTGTCGTTGATGTTAAATGTCAACTCAAGGTACTGATTCATACCTTCTGTTTCGATTTCACATTGGTTGCCACAAAAGCTCCAAGTTTTATCGTTATTCAGTCGATACATAAGCGCTCCGTGGTTCATTCCTAAAACAATATTATACTGATCAATAGGAAAATTAAACAACCCTCTGTCCAAGCCAATAGGGGTGCTCACTCCCAACCAAAACCCAACGACGATACTACCAGATGCTTTCACACTGAGGATACTTTTTGGCGAGGTAAGTATAATTTTTTGAGTTATTTCACGATTAACCTGAAAGTTGAGCGGCAAAAAACTATACGCCAAATCGCGGCAAGCTTGGGGATATAATTGATTCACTAATAAAGAATCTTGCGTGGAAAGTTTGGGCGCTTGTTTTCTAAAGACAGGATTCATCATCGAACCTACTTCAGACGAAGTGTTCAGCCCTAGAAAAACACCTATTTGGTGCGTAAGGACCCTTGAAAGTGATTCTTTATCCCAAGGGTAGGACTCATCTAGCAAAATGACATTGGTGGCATTCTCACGTCTTGAAGCAGAAAGTGTATTGGCCTCCCCTCTCACTAAGCCAACTGGCATTTGTAGCGTAGTACTACCCATGGAAGATTTTGGAACAAATCGAATAGCTATTTCAACGCCAGGGGCTTGATAGCGCACAAATTGTAAATTGGGATTGGCTTTTCGCCACACATCAAATGCCTGCTGAATCGCTTCCTGCTGCGTGTTGTCGTCTAACCGATTGTAGGTATTTTCAGTCGAATATCTAAAAAGACAGGTAGTTTGTAGCTTACTTGGTGTAGCAACATGCTGAGAAGTAATGTAGTAAAAGGGAGCACTCTCAGGTGGCGCCATCACACAACCTCCCATTTGGGCCACCACCAATAAAATAAGTACGAGACGTTTGCCCATTTTATTTAAACACAGACACTGTAAACTAAAATATCCCAAACGAATAAATAGTAAATTTACAGTTATTGCGTCAAAATAGGCATCATCGGTTTATTTCTTTTTGAAGAATTTATCAAGCGTAAAATCTCACCCTCTATTTATGCTTTTTAGGATATTATTTATCTTCTCTCAATTCTCCGCTACTGATTTCCGTACTTCACGGCAGTTCCTGCCATGACAAAACCTTGGTAATCTTTTCCTGTGTAATATTGGTATTTGACGTTTACAATGGCGTGAGCGCCCATGCTTGTCGCTTGAATGATTAATTGATCAAGCAAAGCCTTTTTTTGCTCTTCGTCGTTGCCCCGGTACAGCATTCGTCCGCCTTTGGTTTGCTGGTTGCTCAACGGCACTTCCTTTTCTACTTTCACGGGGCCAATGGGTGTGTAAACCCGCGTTGTAGGCTGATTTTCGTAAAATACATCAATCGGATACGTTGCATCCGCCAGTTTGATAGGAATTCCCAAACCTCCGTCGGGGGTTGTTACAGGTCGCGCACACGAAAATATACCCAGCACAATGACTACCAAATAAGTAAATGGAAAAAGTTGTCGAAGAAATCTCATGGTTCAATTTTTCTAAAGTTTGCAACAGGAAACGTCATTGTAAAGTTTTTCACGACCAACACTCCCCACGGTTTGAAAGGAGCAATGTTAGGAAACATGTCGGCATTTATCTTGATGTCGGTCAGTTTTCCAAAATAAGCCTTTCCTTTCGCGCTGGGCTGCGTCACGACCCACTCGTCGCGAAGTTGCTGCGTAATACGCAAAGGCAAAAAGGCCGTTGTTAAAGGAAACGAAAAACTCCCTCGGCGTATTGTCGCTTCAAAGAAGGGGATATTTTCCCGTTTTGCCACCAACTTGTCGGTACGTTCGTCAAGGGCTTGAAAGTCAAAATCACACAATTCTTTGGGAATCCCCCAATTTTCGATGCCGTTCCAGACACTATTTGCGTCAGAAACGTAAATTTTTGAAATCGAAAACGTGTTTTTTTCCAGCATGTCAAATACCCCTGGAATAAAGAGCAATTCGCGGTACGGGCCAACGGGTGTGGTATGGTAATCGACTAACATCATACTTGCTAGTAAACCTTTGTAGTTATCTCTTTGATAATCAAACAAAAAACACTTTTCTCTAACAAATTTTTTGGGCAAGCGGTACAGGAAAATATAGCCATTTCCAGTCAACGACCACGGGGCAGTAGCTATTAGAGAAGGCGGCGGTAAGTGTTCGGTAGAAAGCATCTTTTTCAATAAAAAAGGGAGGCAAAGGCCCGTTTTGTAACATTTTCAAGAAAGATATAGACGAAACAAGCAATATAAAAAATAGAGGCACTTGTTTAACAAAAAAAATGGTACGAAATTTGTCACCGCTTTTCTAAGCAAATTATTTTTATGAAACAACGGAAACTTTACACACGGGTTTTTTCTGCGGCGCTAGCCTTACTGTTGCTCTTGACAGCAACGGCAGGAAAAGCATTGTCGCACCGTAAAGTTAGCCCGAAAAAGCCCGTTGCCGAACAAACTGCTAAAAAACAACAAAGTAACGACGAGCGTCCAGTCATTCAGGAAATGTCCCTGGAGGCGGTAGTGGCCCCCGCTATTTCGTTTGATTTTGAGCAAACATTCTACCTTCTTCCCAGCATTTGGTGCATCGAGCTTCCTTCGGTCAGTCTTCTTCCCAAGCGTTTCGATGTGTTTTATTACTTTTTCTCCTTTTTTCGAAACGTTTTCGGCCATTTTATTGCCAGCAACGCCCCCTAGTAGGTGCGTCGTTGCGACTTTGTGCCCATTGCTTTTTATCCATTAAGATGAAAACTGGAACGAAGTTCTGTTCCCTTGTCTTCTATTTCCCAATTCATACAAACTTCCGAGCGTTAGACGCTTTCGGAAAACTCCAATTCAATTAGTGTAAACCAATTTTATCAATCATAAACTAATGCAAAACAGACTTGGTATTTGGATTTTGACAGTGGTAGTAGCGCTTTTGAGTATTTACTACTTGTCATTTACGTTTGTAGCGCGTAGCATCCGTAGCGATGCAGACGCATTTGCTACAGGCAAGGATGGTGTTATTGACACCAAGAAAAAAGAACGCTATTTAGATTCTCTTCGCCGCGAGCCTGTTTACTTGGGTTCTACGTACCAAGAAGTGACCCAACGCGAGCTTGGCCTTGGTCTTGACCTTCAAGGTGGTATGCACGTCGTGTTGGAAGTAGCTCCTACCGATATTATGAAAGGCTTGGCAGGTGGCAACGCCCGCAACAGCCAAGTAACTGAAGCCTTGAAAAAAGCCGTTGAAGCTCAGAAATCAAGCCAATCTAACTTTGTGGATTTGTTTGTGACTGAATTTAAGCGTTTGGCGCCTTCAACTTCGTTGGCACAAATTTTTGCAAACAGTACCAATCGTGGCAAAATCAACAGTACTTCTTCTGATAGCGAAGTAACCGCTTTCTTAAAAACAGAAGTAGATGGTGCTACTAGCCGTGCCTTCCAAATCATCCAACAACGGGTGGACAAATTTGGGGTTGCTAACCCGAACATTCAGCGTTTGCCAGGAACAGGCCGCATTTTGATTGAGTTGCCAGGTGTGGACAACCCTGAGCGTGTGCGTCGCCTTTTGACTGGCTCTGCCAAATTGGAATTCTGCGAAGTATATACACTCAACGAAATTTCTCCTGCCCTCAATTCACTCGGAGCGTATTTGACTCAATTGGATTTAGAGAAAAAAATTGCGACCAAAGGTTCTGCTGCTGCCGACACTAGCAAAGCATCTGACCTCGCATCACAATTGGCTAAAGGAGCAAAAGCAGATACGACCAAAACAGACACGACGGCTAACCAAACTGGTTTGGCAAGCTTGTTTGTACCTATTTCACAAGGCGAACTAGGCGTGTATGCCAAAGATACCGCTCGTGCTAACGAAATTTTGGCTCGTCCAGAAGTAAAGGCCATGTTCCCATCTGACTTAATTGTTATGTGGAACCGTAAAGGTGTTGAAACTCTTGACAAGCGTAACGAAATTATTGGCGTTTATTTCATCAAAAAATCAGGCGGTAAAGCACCACTTGAAGGAGATGTAATTGTGGACGCAGGAAACGATTACGACGACCGTGGCCGCCCAGAAGTGACAATGCGTATGAATGCCGAAGGTGCCCGTAAATGGAGAAACCTTACGGCCGCCAACGTAGGTCGCCAAGTAGCGATTATCCTTGATGGTTTTGTTTATACAGCGCCTAACGTACAAAACGAAATCCCGAACGGAAACTCAAGCATCACAGGAAGCTTTACGGTAGAAGAAACCAAGGATATGGCCAACGTGTTGAAAGCAGGTAAATTGCCAGCTCCAACTACGATTGTTGAAGAAGCGGTTGTGGGTGCAACCCTTGGTTCTGAGTCTATCAATTCAGGCGTAATTTCGTCGCTGGTAGGATTATTAGTAGTATTAGTCTTTATGTTGTTCTATTACAACAAGTCTGGTTTTATTGCCGACATTGCCTTGGTTATCAACCTATTCTTCTTGATGGGTATCATGGCATCGTTGGGTGCGGTTCTTACCCTTCCTGGTATTGCAGGTATTGTTCTTACCATTGGTATGGCCGTCGATGCCAACGTACTTGTCTATGAACGTATCAAAGAAGAATTGCTTTCGGGCAAAGACATAAAACTTGCCATCGCAGACGGTTTCAAACACGCACTTCCTTCTATCTTAGACTCCAACATTACAACCTTACTTACAGGTGGAATTTTGTTCTTCTTAGGTACTGGACTTATCCTCGGTTTTGCCACTACCCTCGTGATTGGTATCGTTACCTCACTTTTTGCTGCGCTATTTGTGTCACGCATTATCTTAGAATGGTGGGTTGGCAAAGGAAACAAAATTGAGTTTTTCTCTAATTTCTCAAAAAATTGGTTCCAAGATACTCACTTTGACTTTATCTCTCGCCGCCGTGTTTATTACACTATTTCATCGGTGATTGTCGTTGCGGGTATTCTCTCAATGATTTTCAAAGGATTTGGTCTAGGTGTTGACTTCAAAGGTGGGCGTAGCTACGTCGTACGTTTTGAAAAATCGGTTACTACGACTGAAGTCAGAGAAGCATTGACAGATCCTTTTGGTGCTGCACCAGAAGTAAAAACATACGGTGGAACGGGTATTGGTGCCAACGAGCAGGTCAAAATCACAACCAGTTATTTGGTAGAAGACACTGCACCTGATGCCGATAAGCGTGCCGAACTTAAACTCAATGAAGGTCTAAGTAAACTTGGAAATAAAGCAACCATCCAAAGCTCACAAAAAGTAGGACCAACGATTGCCCACGACCTTATCATGACCTCGATGAAGTCTATTTTACTGGCTATATTAATCGTTGGTATTTATATCTTCCTTCGTTTCCGTCGAATGGGCTTTGTGTGGGGATCTGTGGTGGCGTTGTTACACGACGTACTCGTTACATTGGCCGTATTCTCTATTTTCAACGGAATCCTTCCTTTCTCGTTGGATGTTGACCAAGCATTTGTGGGTGCGATGCTGACCATCATGGGTTACTCAATGAACGATACTGTCGTTATCTTTGACCGCGTTCGTGAGTACCTCAACGACAACCGTGGCAAAAAAGAAAATATCTCTACGGTTATCAACAATGCCTTGAACAGTACCCTTAGCCGTACGGCCGTAACGGGTATTGCCACGATTTTGGTGCTCCTCATTCTCTTCCTTTTTGGAGGTGAAGTAATTCGTGGATTCTCATTTGCCATGTTGGTGGGTGTTATCGTAGGTACCTACTCTTCGTTGTTTGTAGCTACTCCTATCGTGGTTGACTCACTTACACGTGCACAAGCAAAAGAAGACAGCACTCCAGCTGATGCGAAAAAAGCCGCTCCTACTCGCCTTATCTCTGATTTCCCAGATGGCGTAGGTGAATTGGAAGCTCCGCAAGACGAAGAGCAACAAGAAAAACCTAAAAAAGAGAAAAAGGCGCCATTGATTAAGCCTTCTTTGAAAAAATAAGGGACATCATTCGTCACCAACAAAAAACGGAAGGCAAATGCCTTCCGTTTTTTGTTGGGTTGATGTTAGCTAATCAAGGCTTTTGTGAAGGCTATTATAGTATCCTGCAAAAACTGCACTTTGGATGAGTGTACCAACAATACCCGTCAATACATCACCAAAAGTAAACAACAATACTACAATCAAAACATAGAATGTAATCAATACGCCTGGACCAACTTGTTGTTCCTTATGTGCTTCCATTGAAATCAATGTTTGAGTGGTTGAAGAAAAATATCGCCGCAATTTAGGCAAAAAAACGTTCGACGCCCTTCTCCTTTTGTGATTTATTCTCCCAATGCTTTATTCAGTGCTTGCTCCCAACGAGCATAATTTTCGGCATAGAGTCCGCGAAGTACCTCGTTTGGCTCAAAAGTTGCGATTTGGTTTAAACCTTCAAACGCCGACTTCACGTCGTAAACCCCTACGCCAATTCCTGCCGCACGCGCTGCCCCTTGCGCTCCATCGGTGTCGTACAATTCGATGGTAGCGCCTGTTGTGTTGGCAAAGGCTTCGCGGAAAAGTGGACTCAAAAACAAGTTGGCATGACCTGCCCGAACGGTCTGCGTTTCTACGCCCATTTGGCTCATCACTTGTAATCCGTAATTGAGCGCAAACACAATTCCTTCTTGTGCAGCTCGGAAAACGTGCGCCGACGAATGGATATTAAAGTTTAACCCTTGCAAATGACCTCCTACCAATCGGTTTTCGAGTACGCGTTCAGCTCCGTTTCCGAATGGCAAAAACGTGAGTCCTTCCGCTCCGATGGGGGTTTGGGCTGCCAACTGATTCATTTCATCATAACCCAGTCCACCTGCAAAACGGCGCACCCAGCTGTTCAAAATTCCCGTTCCGTTGACACACAGCAATACGCCGTTGCGTTGTGCTTCGGGCGTACTATTGACGTGGGCAAAACTATTTACCCTCGAAAGTGGGTCGGCCGTAGGTTGGGCATTGATTCCATACACTACCCCCGACGTTCCTGCCGTCGTAGCCACTTCGCCTGGGTTGAGTACATTAAGTGAAAAAGCATTGTTGGGCTGGTCACCTGCGCGGTAGGCAATCGGGATGCCCGCTTTTAGTCCTAATTCTGCCGCCGCCGATGCCGACAGTTGGCTTTGAGGGGCAAACGTCCCAACGATTTCGGGAATAAATGAATTGTCGAATCCGTAGTAATCCAGCAGTGCTTGCGACACTTTTTGTTCCGCAAAATCCCAGAAAATTCCTTCTGATAAGCCCGAAACGGTCGTTTGAGGCGTGCCCGACATCCGAAGTGCTAGGTAGTCGCCTGGGAGCATAAAATGCCGAATCTGCGCATAAATATCAGGTTCGTTGTCTTTGACCCATTTAAGTTTTGACGCGGTAAAGTTACCAGGAGAGTTTAACAAATGCCCCAAACAAGCATCGCCTCCCATGTCGGCAAATGCTTTATTTCCAATTTCAACGGCACGACTATCGCACCAAATAATCGAAGGACGCAACGGACGAAGGTCTTTATCGACCACCACCAAGCCGTGCATTTGGTACGAAATTCCAATTCCTGCTACTAGCTCTGGAGAGAAATTGTATTTATTTTTGAGTTTGTGCGTAGCGTTTACGGCTTCTTGCCACCAGCTATCGGGATGCTGCTCTGCCCAACCTGCACGGTGCGCAATCATGCCCATTTCTTGCTCAGGCGAAGTGGCGGTTGCTACCGCTTTTCCCGTTTCAATGTCTAGTAGCGCAACTTTTACCGACGAGCTGCCTACGTCATAGCCTAAAAGATATTTCACTGATGCGTTCAATTTTAGTGTTTACGATAAAAGGAAAAAATGGTAAGTTTTACCTTATCCCCCAAAATTCTCTTTGGCATTCCGCCTAAGGATGACTTATTATTGTTATTTTCGTAGAAAAAATTATCCAAAACAAATGCTTGATTTTTTTACCACCGAACGATTGATTTGGCTAGGGGCCATTTACCTCGTTTTGTGCTTATTGGCGTACTTTATTCAACACAAATTTATCTTTAAACCTGAAAAACTCCCGCAAGATTTCGTCTATAATTACGAAGACCTATTTGAGGAGTTATTTTTTGAACCCGAACCTAACGTCCGCATCAACGCACTTCGTTTTTATCAAGACGACATTTCCCGAGGTCTCGTGGTCTATTTTCACGGCAATACGCGAAGCATCAAAGGCTGGTCTAAATACGCCAAAGATTTTACCCAGCATGGCTACGATGTACTGATGATTGATTACCGAGGTTTTGGCAAAAGTACGGGAAAACAAACCGAAGAAGGACTCAAAAACGATGCGCAGCACGTCTATAATAAAATGCGCTCAAAATACGGTTATTCCGAAGAGAAAATCATCATTTATGGACGCTCCTTGGGGTCGGGTTTTGCCACAAAACTGGCCTCGGCCAATCACCCAAAAATGCTTATTTTAGACGCTCCTTACTACAGTTTTACCCGCCTCACTACCCGTTTTTTGCCTTTTTTACCCGTTTCTTATATTCTCAAATTTTCGATTCGTACTGATGTCTGGATAAAGTATGTCAAATGCCCGATTTATATTATTCACGGGACCAAAGACCTGCTTATCCCTTTTCGGTCAAGTGTACGGTTGATGAACCTCATTCCCCAATCGGCTCGTCTTATTCCGATTTATGGCGGCGGGCACAACAACCTTCCGAATTTCCCAGATTATCACCGTCATTTGGATGACATTCTCAACGACCGTTTTGATTTGATTTTTGA contains:
- a CDS encoding CHAT domain-containing protein codes for the protein MKFNRKVLVWWLSSAVIPFLGMGQQAQKKLWQQYQYKAEYFSRQDSTQLAIFFYQKAYQQVSRADPNRSGYFCMNICSLYYGQGRLQEAAHFGHKGIAHLLELATLPDTTHFKLYSFLGAIYQSRSNTDSSYFYFQRADQTLEQNPSVETRLPTYVVYHYINLGRMLLTFQDYQQSMNYFQKARTLSITYNLKDNIPTISSSIAECFDLMEEHSKALLYRRESLRLHLKQDIDKAAYLSGLAWTFYKEKDFAQSLTTCKKTIVLLAHLSPQSSSTYFTILFKQYWFMGACHFEEKRYEEAEKNIDKSIEVYEKNLLSKRDNLAHVYLLKARILIQKGKDILALKYLESVRQMVVLKKVTNTLSPFDIKNPKLAVESVNLISFLCYNNFKKSNKAVDLKKAIDAFEVAIKVHALVGKTIDDKQVRLLLAEQNFSVYPEAIKMGVEACKNYPSLFGIHRLFRWIEAFQSSHLKETVKVNTLKRHTLPPHILDEESRIERQLMSFRGKQSVDMDAYINLQIRWHRFKQQLFKKYPSYYQSIYQQLAFSLSSLQQQLDNETAYVSYIWQNDCLYTFVVTHDKADVLCQPIAPQLEVCLRNLQEQIVNNPGLGRYYGSASAIYCYQQFIEPIKKVVLNKKILVINRDPRFQFLPFEILETGQKQYDYLLSKYSISYAYSAQWYWQHPSRVYQERSKPLLDAPKGTTQSALVIAPFLDEKLLAKKWLPISSTEEVEKIDGEKILTTKATKTRLLKADLNKKIIHIAAHTFIDSADFFNSYIQLYPDHDSHLYFDDICHLPLQNTSLVVLGTCEANRGTMLRSEGILSLARAFAYAGAQAVVTTTWEANNDAVSFLSIRLHHYLSKGYAIDEALQKAKLDILSSREHKKYRHPYYWANYIVLGNREAVYAEQFFGGISWKVGIAVFGFVLAAALLWKGKTRKGVWEPPFLKKR
- a CDS encoding matrixin family metalloprotease, yielding MGKRLVLILLVVAQMGGCVMAPPESAPFYYITSQHVATPSKLQTTCLFRYSTENTYNRLDDNTQQEAIQQAFDVWRKANPNLQFVRYQAPGVEIAIRFVPKSSMGSTTLQMPVGLVRGEANTLSASRRENATNVILLDESYPWDKESLSRVLTHQIGVFLGLNTSSEVGSMMNPVFRKQAPKLSTQDSLLVNQLYPQACRDLAYSFLPLNFQVNREITQKIILTSPKSILSVKASGSIVVGFWLGVSTPIGLDRGLFNFPIDQYNIVLGMNHGALMYRLNNDKTWSFCGNQCEIETEGMNQYLELTFNINDNNISDNLGGAYQVQVKYK
- a CDS encoding heavy metal-binding domain-containing protein; translation: MRFLRQLFPFTYLVVIVLGIFSCARPVTTPDGGLGIPIKLADATYPIDVFYENQPTTRVYTPIGPVKVEKEVPLSNQQTKGGRMLYRGNDEEQKKALLDQLIIQATSMGAHAIVNVKYQYYTGKDYQGFVMAGTAVKYGNQ
- the secDF gene encoding protein translocase subunit SecDF → MQNRLGIWILTVVVALLSIYYLSFTFVARSIRSDADAFATGKDGVIDTKKKERYLDSLRREPVYLGSTYQEVTQRELGLGLDLQGGMHVVLEVAPTDIMKGLAGGNARNSQVTEALKKAVEAQKSSQSNFVDLFVTEFKRLAPSTSLAQIFANSTNRGKINSTSSDSEVTAFLKTEVDGATSRAFQIIQQRVDKFGVANPNIQRLPGTGRILIELPGVDNPERVRRLLTGSAKLEFCEVYTLNEISPALNSLGAYLTQLDLEKKIATKGSAAADTSKASDLASQLAKGAKADTTKTDTTANQTGLASLFVPISQGELGVYAKDTARANEILARPEVKAMFPSDLIVMWNRKGVETLDKRNEIIGVYFIKKSGGKAPLEGDVIVDAGNDYDDRGRPEVTMRMNAEGARKWRNLTAANVGRQVAIILDGFVYTAPNVQNEIPNGNSSITGSFTVEETKDMANVLKAGKLPAPTTIVEEAVVGATLGSESINSGVISSLVGLLVVLVFMLFYYNKSGFIADIALVINLFFLMGIMASLGAVLTLPGIAGIVLTIGMAVDANVLVYERIKEELLSGKDIKLAIADGFKHALPSILDSNITTLLTGGILFFLGTGLILGFATTLVIGIVTSLFAALFVSRIILEWWVGKGNKIEFFSNFSKNWFQDTHFDFISRRRVYYTISSVIVVAGILSMIFKGFGLGVDFKGGRSYVVRFEKSVTTTEVREALTDPFGAAPEVKTYGGTGIGANEQVKITTSYLVEDTAPDADKRAELKLNEGLSKLGNKATIQSSQKVGPTIAHDLIMTSMKSILLAILIVGIYIFLRFRRMGFVWGSVVALLHDVLVTLAVFSIFNGILPFSLDVDQAFVGAMLTIMGYSMNDTVVIFDRVREYLNDNRGKKENISTVINNALNSTLSRTAVTGIATILVLLILFLFGGEVIRGFSFAMLVGVIVGTYSSLFVATPIVVDSLTRAQAKEDSTPADAKKAAPTRLISDFPDGVGELEAPQDEEQQEKPKKEKKAPLIKPSLKK
- a CDS encoding xylulokinase, giving the protein MKYLLGYDVGSSSVKVALLDIETGKAVATATSPEQEMGMIAHRAGWAEQHPDSWWQEAVNATHKLKNKYNFSPELVAGIGISYQMHGLVVVDKDLRPLRPSIIWCDSRAVEIGNKAFADMGGDACLGHLLNSPGNFTASKLKWVKDNEPDIYAQIRHFMLPGDYLALRMSGTPQTTVSGLSEGIFWDFAEQKVSQALLDYYGFDNSFIPEIVGTFAPQSQLSASAAAELGLKAGIPIAYRAGDQPNNAFSLNVLNPGEVATTAGTSGVVYGINAQPTADPLSRVNSFAHVNSTPEAQRNGVLLCVNGTGILNSWVRRFAGGLGYDEMNQLAAQTPIGAEGLTFLPFGNGAERVLENRLVGGHLQGLNFNIHSSAHVFRAAQEGIVFALNYGLQVMSQMGVETQTVRAGHANLFLSPLFREAFANTTGATIELYDTDGAQGAARAAGIGVGVYDVKSAFEGLNQIATFEPNEVLRGLYAENYARWEQALNKALGE
- a CDS encoding alpha/beta hydrolase → MLDFFTTERLIWLGAIYLVLCLLAYFIQHKFIFKPEKLPQDFVYNYEDLFEELFFEPEPNVRINALRFYQDDISRGLVVYFHGNTRSIKGWSKYAKDFTQHGYDVLMIDYRGFGKSTGKQTEEGLKNDAQHVYNKMRSKYGYSEEKIIIYGRSLGSGFATKLASANHPKMLILDAPYYSFTRLTTRFLPFLPVSYILKFSIRTDVWIKYVKCPIYIIHGTKDLLIPFRSSVRLMNLIPQSARLIPIYGGGHNNLPNFPDYHRHLDDILNDRFDLIFDKYEKPF